A window of Vescimonas fastidiosa contains these coding sequences:
- a CDS encoding SHOCT domain-containing protein, translated as MGLFSNNKKPCPLCGNPTPRLLATKVEDMPLCKECAGKIDLPDGALDCMTLAQLEQYMAFYEENAALRETFSEDYRYGFGLLSGALVVDSAHRLLRIKPYDSALVFGPENLQSFRILEDSDPLFTGNADGLTCHRSDVPDKVEALIPSIDQFMRRKQDFEHMEEMHRMMDRDRDHDHDHPRPPRPEFVCTPPVRKFRLELTFSHPYWKSFTQEIGAPDFSSQYPSAEDYLREYEEKVEALRELASRLQHIVNPDAPQRREDDPQPAAAAAAPAPAADPVAEIQKYKLLFDAGVLTEEEFAAKKKQLLGI; from the coding sequence CCAAGGTGGAGGATATGCCCCTGTGCAAGGAGTGTGCCGGGAAGATCGACCTGCCCGACGGGGCCCTGGACTGCATGACCCTGGCGCAGCTGGAGCAGTACATGGCCTTTTACGAGGAAAACGCCGCCCTGCGCGAGACCTTCAGCGAGGACTACCGCTACGGCTTCGGCCTCCTCAGCGGCGCCCTGGTGGTGGACAGCGCCCACCGCCTGCTGCGCATCAAGCCCTACGATAGTGCGCTGGTGTTCGGCCCGGAGAATTTGCAGTCCTTCCGCATCCTGGAGGACTCCGATCCTCTGTTTACGGGAAACGCCGACGGCCTCACCTGCCACCGCAGCGATGTGCCCGATAAGGTGGAGGCCCTGATCCCCAGCATCGACCAGTTCATGCGCCGCAAGCAGGACTTTGAGCACATGGAGGAGATGCACCGCATGATGGATCGGGACCGGGATCACGACCACGACCATCCCCGTCCTCCCCGGCCCGAGTTTGTGTGTACGCCCCCGGTGCGCAAGTTCCGCCTGGAGCTGACCTTCTCCCATCCCTATTGGAAGAGCTTCACCCAGGAGATCGGCGCCCCGGACTTCAGCAGCCAGTATCCCAGCGCCGAGGACTATCTCCGGGAGTATGAGGAGAAGGTGGAGGCCCTCCGTGAGCTTGCCTCCCGGCTCCAGCACATCGTCAACCCCGACGCCCCCCAGCGCCGGGAGGATGACCCCCAGCCCGCCGCCGCAGCCGCCGCTCCCGCCCCTGCCGCCGACCCGGTGGCGGAGATTCAGAAGTATAAGCTGCTCTTCGACGCTGGCGTCCTCACCGAGGAGGAATTCGCCGCCAAGAAAAAGCAGCTTCTGGGCATCTGA